From the genome of Solidesulfovibrio carbinolicus, one region includes:
- a CDS encoding CobD/CbiB family cobalamin biosynthesis protein, protein MHHALLLAAAAGLDLIFGDPRELPHPVRGIGWCYARLDALADRLGRRGRFFGALSVIAVAGGGALIVAAAGALPIVGTVLAVYFAYAGLALGSLLAEGRRAARFLIAGDMEAARMAVGGLVSRDVAGLDAPELWRALAESVAENANDGFVAPFFWLAVTGPAGLWAYKAVSTADSMWGYRTPRHERLGWFGARADDVLAWLPARLTVAALWLAARLMGAGRGVRLGDIARDAAKSASPNAGWPMAAAAWLCGGSMGGPTRYHGALVEKPRLGPPGRPWDAARYELLSAMVLFAGCIVAVGTVALCSIGIWSVV, encoded by the coding sequence ATGCATCACGCCTTGCTTTTGGCCGCTGCCGCCGGCCTGGACCTGATTTTCGGCGATCCTCGTGAGCTGCCGCATCCGGTGCGGGGCATCGGCTGGTGCTACGCCCGCCTGGACGCCCTGGCCGACCGCCTTGGCCGGCGCGGCCGGTTTTTTGGCGCGCTGTCCGTGATCGCCGTGGCCGGCGGCGGCGCCCTGATCGTGGCGGCGGCCGGCGCGCTGCCCATCGTGGGCACGGTGTTGGCCGTCTATTTCGCCTATGCCGGCTTGGCCCTGGGCAGCCTTTTGGCCGAAGGACGGCGCGCGGCACGCTTCTTGATTGCCGGGGATATGGAAGCGGCCCGCATGGCCGTTGGCGGGCTGGTCAGCCGCGACGTGGCCGGCCTGGACGCCCCGGAGTTGTGGCGGGCCTTGGCCGAGTCCGTGGCGGAGAACGCCAACGACGGCTTCGTGGCCCCGTTTTTCTGGCTGGCCGTGACCGGTCCGGCCGGACTGTGGGCCTACAAGGCGGTATCCACGGCCGACTCCATGTGGGGCTACCGCACCCCGCGCCACGAGCGGCTCGGCTGGTTCGGGGCCCGGGCCGACGACGTCCTGGCTTGGCTGCCGGCCCGGCTGACCGTGGCCGCCCTGTGGCTGGCGGCGCGGCTCATGGGCGCGGGGCGCGGCGTTCGCCTGGGCGACATCGCCAGGGACGCGGCCAAAAGCGCCAGCCCCAACGCCGGCTGGCCCATGGCCGCTGCGGCCTGGCTGTGCGGCGGCAGTATGGGCGGCCCGACGCGCTACCATGGCGCGCTGGTCGAAAAGCCCCGGCTGGGGCCGCCGGGCCGTCCTTGGGATGCGGCCCGCTATGAATTGCTGAGCGCCATGGTATTGTTTGCGGGGTGTATTGTTGCAGTGGGAACAGTTGCCTTGTGTAGCATAGGGATATGGTCTGTTGTGTGA
- a CDS encoding cold shock domain-containing protein, with amino-acid sequence MAFEGTVKWFSDKKGYGFIMREGEDDVFVHYSSIEGDGFRTLREGEQVTFEILQGERGPKASNVVRPA; translated from the coding sequence ATGGCTTTTGAAGGTACAGTCAAGTGGTTCAGTGACAAGAAAGGCTATGGATTCATCATGCGCGAAGGCGAAGATGACGTCTTTGTCCATTACTCTTCCATTGAAGGGGATGGCTTTCGTACGCTTCGCGAGGGTGAGCAAGTAACGTTTGAGATTCTCCAGGGCGAACGTGGTCCCAAAGCCTCTAACGTGGTGCGGCCCGCCTAG
- the proC gene encoding pyrroline-5-carboxylate reductase, with product MAAVIGFLGAGNMGAAIIKGLAAVPDVSALAYDVDAAKVAALAADKLAKPAATPEDLAAGSDYLILCVKPQYLAAAMAELAPALGPETVLVSIVAGVTMTRLRELSAGKCPVVRVMPNTPALVGAGQFALCLDDPALDAERKAFVETLFAALGRTYVLQEQFFDAFTGLAGSGPAYVLHFMEALIESGVLMGFPRDKATDIVIGLFAGTSKLAAETNLHPSILREMVTSPAGTTIEALMHLDRQAVRAAIIDAAVASRDRSKALGA from the coding sequence ATGGCCGCCGTCATCGGATTTCTCGGCGCGGGCAACATGGGCGCGGCCATCATCAAGGGTCTCGCCGCCGTTCCCGACGTCTCGGCCCTGGCCTACGACGTGGACGCCGCCAAGGTGGCGGCCCTGGCCGCCGACAAGCTGGCCAAACCGGCCGCGACTCCCGAGGATCTGGCGGCCGGCAGCGATTATCTGATCCTGTGCGTCAAGCCGCAGTATCTGGCTGCGGCCATGGCCGAGCTGGCCCCGGCCTTAGGTCCGGAGACGGTGCTCGTGTCCATCGTGGCCGGGGTCACCATGACCCGGCTGCGGGAACTCTCGGCCGGCAAGTGTCCGGTGGTGCGGGTGATGCCCAACACCCCGGCCCTGGTCGGCGCGGGCCAGTTCGCCCTGTGTCTGGACGATCCGGCCTTGGACGCCGAGCGCAAGGCCTTTGTCGAGACGCTTTTTGCCGCCCTGGGGCGCACCTACGTACTGCAAGAGCAGTTCTTCGACGCCTTTACCGGCCTTGCCGGCTCGGGTCCGGCCTACGTGCTCCACTTCATGGAGGCGCTCATCGAGTCCGGCGTGCTCATGGGCTTCCCCCGCGACAAGGCCACCGACATCGTCATCGGCCTTTTTGCCGGCACGTCCAAACTGGCGGCGGAAACGAACCTCCATCCGAGCATCCTGCGCGAGATGGTGACTTCGCCGGCCGGCACCACCATCGAGGCGCTGATGCACCTGGACCGCCAAGCCGTGCGGGCGGCCATCATCGACGCCGCCGTGGCCTCCCGGGACCGCTCCAAGGCTCTGGGCGCGTAA
- the ndk gene encoding nucleoside-diphosphate kinase, translating to MERTLSIIKPDAVERNLAGAILKMIQDSGLKVVAMKMIRLSTAEAEGFYAVHKERPFFRSLVDFMTSGPVVVSILEGDDAIAKYRKLMGATNPANAEEGTIRKCYALDIEKNSVHGSDAPETAAVETGYFFSALEMVG from the coding sequence ATGGAACGCACCCTTTCCATCATCAAACCCGACGCCGTTGAGCGCAACCTGGCCGGCGCCATCCTCAAAATGATCCAGGATTCCGGCCTCAAGGTCGTGGCCATGAAGATGATCCGTCTTTCCACCGCCGAGGCCGAGGGCTTTTACGCCGTGCACAAGGAGCGTCCGTTCTTCCGCAGCCTGGTCGATTTCATGACCTCCGGCCCGGTGGTCGTGTCCATCCTGGAAGGCGACGACGCCATCGCCAAGTACCGCAAGCTCATGGGCGCCACCAACCCGGCCAACGCCGAGGAAGGCACCATCCGCAAGTGCTACGCCCTGGACATTGAGAAGAACTCGGTCCACGGCTCCGACGCTCCGGAGACGGCCGCCGTCGAGACCGGCTATTTCTTCAGCGCCCTGGAAATGGTGGGCTAA
- a CDS encoding DUF190 domain-containing protein — MSDWMEIDLVRVYCGESDRVDGRPAYELVVEEARRHGAAGATVFRGVLGFGAGSLVHTAKILRLSEDLPMVVEIADRPERIDALLPRIEKLAKGGVVTRQRMAALFRCPVRVRDVMAADVASVGPDTDLGEVVELLVARHVKAVPVVDAGRKVLGVVTGGDLLTRGGLSARLSLFGLLPADAREEAAAALSGHTAKEVMTAPAETVGERASLREASERMVKKGLKRLPVVDEAGELIGIVSRTDILRAAAKVPTASTEAMPRFTAGLMQQARDVLITDVPTAKPDEPLLDVAARLIASPLRRVVVLDAAGKVVGIVHDGDLLARCGPAKRPGILRALFGKKDDDEDAGVCSTGTAGEAMQTTVYSVAEDAALTDVLQKMIVHGVKRLVVTDDDGKLRGMVDREAVLRAIAGRA; from the coding sequence ATGTCGGACTGGATGGAAATCGATTTGGTGCGGGTATACTGCGGCGAGTCGGACCGGGTGGACGGCCGGCCGGCTTATGAGCTGGTGGTGGAGGAAGCCCGGCGGCATGGCGCGGCCGGGGCCACGGTGTTTCGCGGCGTACTGGGCTTTGGAGCCGGGAGCCTCGTGCATACGGCGAAAATTTTGCGGCTGTCCGAAGACCTGCCCATGGTGGTGGAGATCGCCGACCGGCCCGAGCGCATCGACGCCTTGCTGCCCCGGATCGAAAAGCTTGCCAAGGGCGGCGTGGTGACGCGCCAGCGCATGGCGGCCCTGTTCCGGTGTCCGGTGCGGGTGCGCGACGTCATGGCGGCGGACGTGGCATCGGTTGGGCCGGACACGGACCTTGGCGAGGTGGTGGAGCTGCTGGTGGCCCGCCACGTCAAGGCCGTGCCGGTGGTGGACGCCGGGCGCAAGGTTCTGGGCGTGGTCACGGGCGGCGATCTGCTGACGCGCGGCGGGCTGTCGGCCCGGTTGTCGCTGTTCGGGCTGTTGCCGGCCGACGCCCGGGAAGAGGCGGCGGCGGCCCTTTCGGGGCATACCGCCAAGGAGGTCATGACCGCGCCGGCCGAGACCGTCGGCGAGCGGGCGAGCCTGCGGGAAGCGTCCGAGCGCATGGTGAAAAAGGGTCTCAAGCGGTTGCCGGTGGTGGACGAGGCCGGGGAACTCATCGGCATTGTCAGCCGCACGGACATTTTGCGGGCCGCGGCCAAGGTGCCGACTGCTTCGACCGAGGCCATGCCGCGTTTCACGGCCGGACTCATGCAGCAGGCCCGGGACGTGCTGATCACCGACGTGCCCACGGCAAAGCCCGACGAACCGCTGCTTGACGTGGCGGCCCGGCTGATCGCCTCGCCGCTGCGGCGGGTGGTGGTTCTGGATGCCGCCGGCAAGGTGGTCGGCATCGTCCACGACGGCGATTTGCTGGCTCGTTGCGGTCCGGCCAAGCGTCCGGGCATTTTGCGGGCGCTTTTCGGGAAAAAGGACGACGATGAGGACGCCGGCGTATGTTCCACGGGTACGGCCGGCGAGGCCATGCAGACCACGGTCTACAGCGTGGCCGAGGACGCGGCGCTCACCGACGTGTTACAAAAAATGATCGTCCACGGGGTGAAGCGTCTGGTGGTCACCGACGACGACGGCAAGCTTCGCGGCATGGTGGACCGGGAAGCCGTGCTGCGCGCCATTGCCGGCCGCGCATGA
- a CDS encoding fluoride efflux transporter FluC has translation MLEKLGLIALAGAAGTLARYWLSGLVYDVLGRDFPWGTAVVNILGCFLFGLVWEAGADRMLLRTEARVVLLTGFMGAFTTFSTFIFESGGLLEDHRYLALFANLGFQTLLGFAALFAGLALGRLV, from the coding sequence ATGCTCGAAAAACTGGGACTTATCGCCCTGGCCGGAGCCGCCGGCACCCTGGCCCGCTACTGGCTCTCGGGACTGGTCTACGATGTCCTGGGCCGGGATTTCCCCTGGGGCACGGCGGTCGTCAACATCCTGGGATGCTTCCTCTTCGGCCTGGTCTGGGAAGCCGGCGCGGACCGCATGCTGCTGCGCACCGAAGCGCGCGTCGTGCTGCTCACCGGCTTCATGGGCGCGTTCACCACCTTCTCCACCTTCATCTTCGAAAGCGGCGGCCTGCTCGAAGACCACCGCTACCTCGCCCTTTTCGCCAACCTCGGCTTCCAAACCCTCCTCGGCTTCGCCGCCCTGTTCGCCGGCCTGGCGCTGGGACGGCTGGTGTAG
- the nifU gene encoding Fe-S cluster assembly protein NifU, with protein MWEYTDKVRDHFLNPRNVGSLNDANAVGEVGSLACGDALKLFLKISDAGVIEDASFQTFGCASAIASSSVLTELLKGKTIEEAKALTNKDIAEFLGGLPKEKMHCSVMGQEALEAALANYLGEKAPEHEPEGELVCKCFGVYDGQLRRAIRENKLTTVEEITDYTKAGGGCGDCLEKLAAILADELGQAAKKPLVELEVKRPMTNLERMKLVTKVMEEEIRPNLKKDGGDIELVDIDGQTVFVSLRGACKGCPSSNVTLTEFVQKRLQELVEPGITVKEAR; from the coding sequence ATGTGGGAATATACGGATAAAGTCAGGGATCATTTTCTCAATCCGAGAAATGTCGGCAGCCTCAATGACGCCAACGCGGTGGGCGAGGTGGGATCGCTTGCCTGCGGCGACGCGCTCAAGCTTTTTCTCAAGATCAGCGATGCCGGCGTCATTGAGGACGCGAGCTTTCAGACCTTCGGCTGCGCTTCGGCCATTGCCTCCAGTTCGGTTTTGACCGAGTTGCTCAAGGGCAAGACCATCGAGGAAGCCAAGGCGCTGACCAACAAGGACATCGCCGAGTTCCTGGGCGGGCTGCCCAAGGAAAAGATGCACTGCTCGGTCATGGGCCAGGAGGCCCTGGAAGCGGCCCTGGCCAATTATCTGGGCGAGAAGGCCCCGGAGCACGAGCCCGAAGGGGAGCTCGTGTGCAAGTGTTTCGGCGTCTACGACGGCCAGTTGCGCCGGGCCATCCGCGAGAATAAGCTGACCACGGTCGAGGAGATCACGGACTACACCAAGGCCGGCGGCGGCTGCGGCGATTGTCTGGAAAAGCTGGCCGCCATCCTGGCCGACGAACTCGGCCAGGCCGCCAAAAAGCCGCTGGTCGAGCTGGAAGTCAAGCGCCCCATGACCAACCTGGAGCGCATGAAGCTCGTGACCAAGGTCATGGAGGAGGAGATTCGCCCCAACCTCAAGAAGGACGGCGGCGACATCGAACTGGTGGACATCGACGGCCAGACGGTCTTCGTGTCGCTTCGCGGGGCCTGCAAGGGCTGCCCGAGCAGCAACGTGACGCTGACCGAATTCGTGCAAAAGCGGCTCCAGGAGCTGGTCGAACCCGGCATCACGGTCAAGGAGGCGCGGTAA
- the nifS gene encoding cysteine desulfurase NifS: MNPVVYLDNNATTRVAPEVAEAMLPYLTEFYGNPSSMHSFGGQVGMQLKKARADVAAALGCDPAELIFTSCGSESDNTAILSALAAQPEKKHLVTTRVEHPAVLSLAKHLEEKGYEVTYLGVDDKGNLDLDELAGAVRKDTAIVSVMYANNETGVIFPIPEIAALCKAKGVLFHTDAVQAVGKIDIDLSKLPVDMLSLSGHKLHAPKGVGVLYVRKGTPFRPFLIGGHQERGRRAGTENTAGIIALAAAMTLAKEHMAEENTRVKALRDRLEAGILAAVPHSQINGDTAHRLPNTTSIAFKFVEGEAILLMLDQYGICASSGSACTSGSLEPSHVLRAMGVPFTYAHGSIRFSLSRYTTDADIDLVLDKLPGIIETLRRMSPFREEEAAKPACTC; this comes from the coding sequence ATGAACCCGGTCGTCTATCTCGACAACAACGCCACCACCCGGGTCGCCCCGGAAGTGGCGGAAGCGATGCTGCCGTACCTGACGGAATTCTACGGCAACCCCTCCAGCATGCATTCCTTTGGCGGCCAGGTCGGCATGCAACTCAAAAAGGCCCGGGCCGACGTCGCTGCGGCCCTGGGCTGCGATCCGGCGGAGCTGATTTTCACCTCCTGCGGCTCGGAGTCGGACAACACCGCCATTTTGAGCGCCCTGGCCGCCCAGCCCGAGAAAAAGCACCTCGTTACCACCCGGGTGGAGCATCCGGCCGTGTTGAGCCTGGCCAAGCACCTGGAAGAAAAGGGCTACGAGGTCACCTATCTCGGCGTTGACGACAAGGGCAACCTGGATCTGGACGAGTTGGCCGGCGCCGTCCGCAAGGACACGGCCATCGTGTCCGTCATGTATGCCAACAACGAAACCGGCGTCATTTTCCCCATCCCGGAGATCGCCGCCCTGTGCAAGGCCAAGGGCGTGCTGTTCCACACCGACGCGGTCCAGGCCGTGGGCAAGATCGACATCGATCTGTCCAAGCTGCCCGTGGACATGCTCTCGCTGTCCGGCCACAAGCTCCATGCGCCCAAGGGCGTCGGCGTCCTGTATGTTCGCAAGGGCACGCCGTTTCGGCCGTTTCTCATCGGCGGCCACCAGGAACGCGGCCGCCGGGCCGGCACCGAAAACACCGCCGGCATCATCGCCCTGGCTGCGGCCATGACCCTGGCCAAGGAACACATGGCCGAGGAGAATACGCGGGTAAAGGCGCTGCGCGACCGGCTCGAAGCCGGCATCCTGGCCGCCGTGCCCCATAGCCAGATAAACGGCGACACGGCTCACCGGCTGCCCAACACCACCAGCATCGCGTTTAAGTTCGTCGAAGGCGAAGCCATTCTCCTCATGCTCGACCAGTACGGCATCTGCGCCAGCTCCGGCTCGGCCTGCACCTCGGGAAGCCTCGAACCCTCCCACGTGCTGCGGGCCATGGGCGTGCCGTTCACCTACGCCCACGGCTCCATCCGGTTCAGCCTGTCGCGGTATACCACCGACGCCGACATCGATCTCGTCCTCGACAAGCTGCCCGGCATCATCGAAACCCTGCGGCGCATGTCGCCGTTCCGCGAGGAAGAAGCCGCCAAGCCGGCGTGCACGTGTTGA
- the cysK gene encoding cysteine synthase A, with protein MRIANNMLELVGKTPMVWLTRMAEGCSARVAAKLESFNPCSSVKDRIGVAMIEAAEREGKIGPGAVIVEPTSGNTGIGLAFMCAVRGYTLILTMPESMSLERRTLLKGFGARLVLTPAAKGMSGAVERARELVAEMPGAFMPMQFANPANPEVHALTTGPEIWDDTDGLVDIFVAGVGTGGTVTGVARSLKARKPSLKAIAVEPAASPVLSGGKPGPHAIQGIGAGFVPEVLDRGVVDEVVTVANEDALATARRLLREEGILCGISSGANAYAALELARRPENAGKVIVFIVCDTGERYLSTPLFTEGV; from the coding sequence ATGCGAATTGCAAACAATATGCTGGAGTTGGTGGGCAAAACGCCCATGGTGTGGTTGACCCGGATGGCCGAGGGCTGTTCGGCTCGGGTGGCGGCCAAGCTGGAGTCGTTTAACCCCTGTTCGTCGGTCAAGGACCGCATCGGCGTGGCCATGATCGAGGCGGCCGAGCGGGAAGGCAAGATCGGCCCGGGCGCGGTCATTGTGGAACCGACCTCGGGCAACACCGGCATCGGCCTGGCTTTCATGTGCGCCGTGCGCGGCTATACGCTCATTTTGACCATGCCGGAGTCCATGAGCCTGGAGCGGCGCACGCTGCTCAAGGGCTTTGGGGCGCGGCTGGTGCTGACCCCGGCGGCCAAGGGCATGTCCGGGGCGGTGGAGCGGGCCAGGGAGCTGGTGGCCGAAATGCCCGGGGCGTTTATGCCCATGCAGTTCGCCAATCCGGCCAACCCGGAAGTCCATGCCCTGACCACCGGGCCGGAGATCTGGGACGACACGGACGGGCTCGTGGACATTTTCGTGGCCGGCGTCGGCACGGGCGGCACGGTGACGGGCGTTGCCCGGTCGCTCAAGGCCAGGAAGCCGAGTCTCAAGGCTATTGCCGTGGAGCCGGCGGCCAGTCCGGTCTTGTCCGGCGGTAAGCCCGGGCCGCACGCCATCCAGGGCATCGGCGCGGGGTTCGTGCCCGAGGTGCTGGACCGCGGCGTGGTGGACGAGGTGGTGACCGTGGCCAATGAGGACGCCCTGGCCACGGCTAGGCGGCTTTTGCGCGAGGAAGGCATTTTGTGCGGCATTTCTTCCGGGGCCAATGCCTATGCCGCCTTGGAACTCGCCCGCCGGCCGGAAAACGCCGGCAAGGTGATCGTTTTCATCGTCTGTGACACGGGCGAGCGCTATCTTTCCACGCCGCTTTTCACCGAGGGGGTCTGA
- the epsC gene encoding serine O-acetyltransferase EpsC encodes MTDAKFPLPRPRRRTPVEWVTEMLCEEASYEKVYHRPLHDEPMPSVPVLEEVMERLRGILFPGYFGHSDVSPENMRFHIGASLDAVHRLLVDQVRRGHCFFCEIEHAGTCQDCQERAEKLVGDFLMRLPDIREALAEDAQAAFEGDPASRSPGETIFCYPSLTALTHHRVAHELHKLGVDLIPRIISEMAHSRTGIDIHPGATIGRRFFIDHGTGTVIGETCIIGDNVRLYQGVTLGAKSFPKDEEGMLVKGIARHPIVEDDVVVYSGATVLGRITIGKGAVVGGNVWVVDDVPAGARIAQQGSGGVIIRDGAGI; translated from the coding sequence ATGACCGACGCCAAGTTCCCGTTGCCCCGGCCGCGCCGGCGCACGCCGGTGGAGTGGGTGACCGAAATGCTGTGCGAGGAAGCCTCCTACGAGAAGGTGTACCATCGCCCGCTCCACGACGAACCCATGCCCTCGGTGCCGGTGCTGGAAGAGGTCATGGAACGCCTGCGCGGCATCCTGTTTCCGGGCTATTTCGGCCATTCCGACGTCTCGCCGGAGAACATGCGCTTTCACATCGGCGCAAGCCTCGACGCGGTGCATCGGCTCCTGGTCGATCAGGTGCGCCGTGGGCACTGTTTTTTTTGCGAAATCGAGCACGCCGGCACTTGCCAGGACTGCCAGGAGCGGGCCGAAAAACTGGTCGGCGATTTCCTCATGCGCCTGCCCGACATCCGCGAGGCCCTGGCTGAGGACGCCCAGGCCGCCTTTGAGGGCGACCCGGCCTCACGTTCGCCCGGCGAAACCATCTTCTGCTATCCGAGCCTGACGGCGCTCACGCATCACCGGGTGGCCCACGAGCTGCACAAACTTGGCGTGGACCTCATCCCGCGCATCATCTCCGAAATGGCCCATTCCCGCACCGGCATCGACATCCATCCCGGGGCCACCATCGGCCGGCGGTTTTTCATCGACCACGGCACCGGCACGGTCATCGGCGAGACCTGCATCATCGGCGACAACGTGCGGCTCTATCAGGGCGTGACCCTGGGGGCCAAGAGCTTCCCCAAGGACGAGGAGGGGATGCTGGTCAAGGGCATCGCCCGCCATCCCATCGTGGAAGACGACGTGGTGGTGTATTCCGGGGCCACGGTGCTGGGGCGCATCACCATCGGCAAGGGCGCGGTCGTTGGCGGCAACGTGTGGGTCGTTGACGACGTGCCGGCCGGGGCGCGCATCGCCCAGCAAGGCTCGGGCGGGGTGATCATCCGCGACGGCGCGGGGATTTAG